From the genome of Longispora fulva:
GTACACGCCGACCGTCCCCGGTCAGGTCGGTCTCCGGCGCGAGATGCTGGTCGCGGACATCGCCCGCGGCCTGCGGGCCGGGCAGTAGCGTGCCGGCCGGCGGCGCGGTGGCGTCCACCGCACCGAGGGATCCCGACACCGCCACGGGGCGGCGGGTGGCGTCCGTGGCCGCGGGCGCGGTCCTGCTCGTGGCCTATGTGCTGCACGCCGCGCTGCCGGCCAGCCCGTTGCACCTGCCCGGGCCGGACACCACGACCGTCCGCGATCTCGTGCCGCAGGGCTGGGCGTTCTTCACCAAGAGCCCCCGCGGCAAGGACGCCCTGGTGTACCGGCACGACGACGACGGCACGTGGCACGACCTCGGCCCGGGCCCCCTGGCCCAGCCGAAGCACCTGATGGGCCTGGACCGGGCGCCCCGCGCCCAGGGCACCGAGGTGGCCCTCCTGCTGGCCCGCGTGTCCCCCGACGCCTGGCGGGACTGCGACCGGGCCCCGTCCGCGTGCCTGTCGGAGGCGACCGCCGCGACGACCGTCGCCAACGGGTCGAATCTGCGCACCGTGTGCGGGGACGTCGGTCTGGTGACGCAGGCGGCCGTGCCCTGGGCCTGGCGCGACCTGGCCACGACCATGCCGTCGCGGGTGGCCCGGGTGAGGGTGACATGCTGAGCCGGCTCGGCCGGTGGGCCCGGCCCCGGCTGGCGGTCCCGGTGTGGTCGTCCGGGGTGGGACTGGCCCGCACCCTGATCGCGCTGGGCACCCTCGGCACCCTGGTCACCACCGACCCGCGGGCGCTGATGTCCCCACTGGCCGACGGCGTGATCCCGCCGGTGTGCGGGGGTCCGGCCCAGTTCGGCCTGTGGTGCGTCGCCCCGGACCTGGCGGTCGGCCGGTGGCTGTCGGTCGCGGTCCTGGTGCTGGCGGCCGGCGGCTGGCGTCCCCGGTGGACGGCGGTCCCGCACTGGTACGTGGCGTGGAGCGTCGTCGTCAACGTGCCCCTGATCGACGGCGGCGACCAGATCAGCGCGGTCCTCACCCTGCTCCTCCTCCCGATCTGCCTGACCGACCCGCGGCGGTGGCACTGGTCGTCCTACGACCGGCCGGCTCCGGCGGCACCCGGAACGGGGCAGGTCCTGGCCCGGGTCAGCCTGTTGCTGATCCAGATCCAGATGGCGGGCCTGTATCTCCAGGCGTCCGTGGCCAAGCTCGGCGTCCGCGAGTGGGCGGACGGCACCGCGATGTACTACTGGTCGCGCCACCCCACCTTCGGTTCCCCGCCCTGGCTGCGCCCCGCGATGGACGTGCTGACCTCCTCACCGGCCGGGGTCGCGGCGCTCACCTGGGGCTCGATGGCGCTCGAGTTCGCCCTGGCGGTCGCGATCCTGCTGGGGCCCGGGCCTCGGCGGGCGTTGTTGTGCTGCGGGTTGGTGTTCCACTGCTTCATCGCGCTGCACATGGGACTCGTGAGTTTCTACGCGGCGATGGCGGGCGGGTTGCTGTTGGCGCTGCTGCCGGTGGGGCACCACCTGCGGTGGCCGGCCGCGGTCGTGGCGGCGCTGCGACGGGTCACGGCGTCACCCGCGGGACCGGCCGTGGTCCTCTACGACGGCGACTGCGGGTTCTGCGCGCGGTCGATCGGGTTCGTCCGGGACCGCCTGCGGCCCGAAGCGGCCGGGGAGATCGACTTCGCGCCGTGGCAGTCGTGCGACCTTCCGGTGTACGGGCTCACCCCCGACCGGGTCCGGCACGCGGTCCACCTGCTCCGGCCGGACGGCGGGGTGCTGTCGGGCGCGGCGGTGTTCGCCCAGCTCGCCGGGCGCTGCCGGTCCGGTTGGCCGGTGGTCGGGCGAGTGATGGCCGGGCCGCCCGGGAGCTGGGCGGCGGGCGCCGGCTACCGGCTGGTCGCGACCCACCGGCACCGGTTGCCGGGCGGCACCGCGGCGTGCGCGGTCAGCGACAGCTGAGCCCGGTCGGCACGCGCCGCGACCGGCGTCCCGGGGCGTGACGTGCGTCCCGGGGCGGCCGGTCGTCACCGGGGCGTCGACGCCGACGCCGGCGGTCAGGGGCGCAGCATCGGCGGGTACAGCCCCCGCACCTCCCCCGCCCGGCGGTACAGGCTCGCCGGGCGGCCGGTCTCCAGCGCCCGCCGCTCACCGGTCGCCTCCACGAAGCCCTCCGCGCCGAGGACCTTGCGGTGGAAGTTGCGCGGGTCGATCCGGTCGGTGTTCCAGACCGTCTCGTAGACCCCGCGGAGTTCGGCGATCGTGAACTCCGCGGGGCAGAACACCGTGGCGAGGGTGGTCTGCTCCAGTTTCGTCCGGGCGAGCTCGACCGCGTCGGCCAGGATGTCGGCGTGGTCGAAGGCGAGCCGGATTCGCCCGTCGAGGGCCTCGGCGGCCGGCGTCCAGGCCGCCCCGCTGGCGTCGCTGCCGGCCAGCGGCTCGGGCAGGTCGGGCATGATCGCCAGGTACGCGACCGTGACGATCCGCTGGCGGGGGTCGCGGTCCGGGGCGCCGTACGCGCCGATCTGCTCCAGGTGCAGCCCCCGCAGCCCGGTCTCCTCCTCGAGTTCGCGCGCGGCGGCGGCGTCGAGGTCCTCTTCGGGCCGCAGGAAGCCGCCGGGCAGCGCCGGCTCGCCCCGGAAGGGCTCGTTTCCCCGTTCGATCAGCAGGACGCGCAGTCCCCCGTCCCGGATGGTCAGTACGACCAGATCCACGGTGACGGCCACAGTGGCCGGCGGTCGTCTACTCATGCCCACATGTTAGCCGACTAATCGTCTCCTTGACGAGAACTCGGCCATCCTTTATCGTCAGGCTGACGCAATCATTCATGTCAAT
Proteins encoded in this window:
- a CDS encoding SdpA family antimicrobial peptide system protein, with protein sequence MASVAAGAVLLVAYVLHAALPASPLHLPGPDTTTVRDLVPQGWAFFTKSPRGKDALVYRHDDDGTWHDLGPGPLAQPKHLMGLDRAPRAQGTEVALLLARVSPDAWRDCDRAPSACLSEATAATTVANGSNLRTVCGDVGLVTQAAVPWAWRDLATTMPSRVARVRVTC
- a CDS encoding sporulation-delaying protein SdpB family protein, with amino-acid sequence MLSRLGRWARPRLAVPVWSSGVGLARTLIALGTLGTLVTTDPRALMSPLADGVIPPVCGGPAQFGLWCVAPDLAVGRWLSVAVLVLAAGGWRPRWTAVPHWYVAWSVVVNVPLIDGGDQISAVLTLLLLPICLTDPRRWHWSSYDRPAPAAPGTGQVLARVSLLLIQIQMAGLYLQASVAKLGVREWADGTAMYYWSRHPTFGSPPWLRPAMDVLTSSPAGVAALTWGSMALEFALAVAILLGPGPRRALLCCGLVFHCFIALHMGLVSFYAAMAGGLLLALLPVGHHLRWPAAVVAALRRVTASPAGPAVVLYDGDCGFCARSIGFVRDRLRPEAAGEIDFAPWQSCDLPVYGLTPDRVRHAVHLLRPDGGVLSGAAVFAQLAGRCRSGWPVVGRVMAGPPGSWAAGAGYRLVATHRHRLPGGTAACAVSDS
- a CDS encoding NUDIX hydrolase, giving the protein MSRRPPATVAVTVDLVVLTIRDGGLRVLLIERGNEPFRGEPALPGGFLRPEEDLDAAAARELEEETGLRGLHLEQIGAYGAPDRDPRQRIVTVAYLAIMPDLPEPLAGSDASGAAWTPAAEALDGRIRLAFDHADILADAVELARTKLEQTTLATVFCPAEFTIAELRGVYETVWNTDRIDPRNFHRKVLGAEGFVEATGERRALETGRPASLYRRAGEVRGLYPPMLRP